Part of the Oscillatoria salina IIICB1 genome, TGCCCGTTTGATTATTGGCTTGTTAGTTGTACCTAGTTTTTTCTTAATCTCAATAATGGCTGGAGTTTCTGCCCTAGGAAGTTGGTTTAATTACTACTAATACTAAGATAACTCCTGCAAGGAAAGCAAATTTATTTGCCAATCAGTTTAGTTAAAGTTTATTCCTAGGTGTGATTTACAAATTAAGAGCGTGTAAATAAAGAACAAGTGAAATTAATTCAAACAAGGTGCTAAAGTTATGCAATGGTTGTTAGCTACTATCGGCGGACTATTACCAATAATAGGAATTGTTGGACTTTTCTTTTTTTTGAGACAACGTAAAGCACAAGAATACGATATACCGCCACTAGATTTAGTTGATGCGAAAAAGTTGGATGATATGGTATCCAAACAAGTAGAAGAAGTTCTCAGACCGATGTTACAAACAGAAGGTTATACAGAGGAGCAAATTAAGGAAATTTTAACGAGAACTTCTTTAGGGGGAAGAACTTTTCGACGCTAATTTTTTCTTTTATTTCTAACGAAGAGAGAAACAGTAATTTAGCTAAAGGGGGAAATTAATGAATTCTCCAATAATTTTATTACAAGAAATAAACGAGGAAATATCCCCAACTGAGTTGTGGGAAGCCGCAAAAATATGTCTCAAAATAGGCAAATTAAATCAATCACTGACTCTTGCTTACAAGATTGTGCAGGAAGATTCAACTCAACAAGAAAACTACCAAAAACATTATCTAGAAGCGATCGAATTAGGAGCAGAATTTGCGGAAGAAATCGGTGATTATCCGAGAGCAGCCTATTATTGGGAGCAAATGACGCAACACCAACCGAATGATAGTAATGCTTGGTATGGTTTAGGTATTGCTAAAGCAAATTTGCGAGATTATCAAGGAGCAGAAAGAGCTTTAAATCAGTGTTTGCAGTTACAACCAGGAAATAGTAACGCGCGATCGCATTTACTCGAAATTCAGCAACTTCTCCAACGGTGACAACTATGCAAGAAGCATCTGAAGCTACAACCTACCGCACTTTACTTGCTCAAAAGCAAGGTAAAGGATTTTCTGAGTTTCAGGTAACAGAAATTTTGCAGCAAGTGCTACCTCAACTCAGTCAATTACACAATCAAGGGAGAGTACATGGAAAAATTTCTTTGGATACACTGGCAAAAAAGGGTAATCAAGTAATCTTATTGGCTTCCTCAACTGTTAGTAATGGTAGCATTTCCCAAGATATTTATGACTTGGGTGCAGTGGCGATCGCGTTACTAACAGGTAAATCTTTTCCTGACAATAACTTGAATTGGGACGACTATTGCGTTGTTAGCGATCGATTTGTGCAAGTTATTAATTGGGCTGTTGCCTCTCTACCGGAAAATCGTTTCGCCTCAGCCGCAGCATTTTTATCAACACTAAATTCTCTTAATTCTCGCGAAATTATCCTACCGTCAACAACAGTTTCTACACCGATTGAATCTACCGTTGTTTCTCCTCCCCAAAAAGCTAAGTTCTCACTTAAATTTTGCTTTTATTTAGTCCTAGGTTTTAGTATCCCAGTATGGGTAGCAATTTCTATAGCACCTTTTTTCACTTCCTCAACTAAAGTAAAAGAATCAATAGCTAAAAAAACTATAGCGATAATTAATCATACTCAAATTGACAAATATAGAAACGAATATAGTTTTTATCCTTTCTTAGCAGAAGTACCTATAGGAGAAATAAACACAGATAACTATGAATTTGAAGTCTACCTCATAGATCCGGATCGGGCGATCGCTACCGCTACTGCAAAGAGAAAAAAGATTCGTAGCTTAACAGCAATAACCTTTAGTGATGGCAGTGTAGTTAGGAGCGAAATTTGTATTACCAACGAACCTTCCCTTGCACCTCCTAGAATACCAGATCTTAGTGGCAACATCATACAATGTCCACCCGGATCTTCTCCCCTTTCAGGTAATTCTAGTAGTCAAGTTCCCATTATCAAACCAGATCCAGATCGATTTGTGATCGAACATTATGACTTACTTATGCAACGAGAATATGAAACTACTTGGAATAACCTAACGCCAGAATTTCAAGTTAAAGCCGGGGGGTTTTCAGAATATGCCAATTGGTGGAACAAAGTCAACAAAATAGAATATACAAACGTTTATACTGTTTCTAGGAGTGACGAGCAAGCTATAGTAAATGCTCAACTGAAATATTACTTGAAAAATGGCACAGTTTATCGAGATACCAAAACACAAATTTACTTGCAGTGGAATCAAAATAATCGC contains:
- a CDS encoding type IV pilin-like G/H family protein, which gives rise to MQEASEATTYRTLLAQKQGKGFSEFQVTEILQQVLPQLSQLHNQGRVHGKISLDTLAKKGNQVILLASSTVSNGSISQDIYDLGAVAIALLTGKSFPDNNLNWDDYCVVSDRFVQVINWAVASLPENRFASAAAFLSTLNSLNSREIILPSTTVSTPIESTVVSPPQKAKFSLKFCFYLVLGFSIPVWVAISIAPFFTSSTKVKESIAKKTIAIINHTQIDKYRNEYSFYPFLAEVPIGEINTDNYEFEVYLIDPDRAIATATAKRKKIRSLTAITFSDGSVVRSEICITNEPSLAPPRIPDLSGNIIQCPPGSSPLSGNSSSQVPIIKPDPDRFVIEHYDLLMQREYETTWNNLTPEFQVKAGGFSEYANWWNKVNKIEYTNVYTVSRSDEQAIVNAQLKYYLKNGTVYRDTKTQIYLQWNQNNRHWQFKNKLEPN
- a CDS encoding tetratricopeptide repeat protein translates to MNSPIILLQEINEEISPTELWEAAKICLKIGKLNQSLTLAYKIVQEDSTQQENYQKHYLEAIELGAEFAEEIGDYPRAAYYWEQMTQHQPNDSNAWYGLGIAKANLRDYQGAERALNQCLQLQPGNSNARSHLLEIQQLLQR